One genomic region from Microcystis panniformis FACHB-1757 encodes:
- a CDS encoding Uma2 family endonuclease, producing the protein MMTTIRLQGLEDFELKANDPEQRMFISGVNWQQYETLLKHLEDSSSYRITYLDGMVEIMAPSRRHEVSKKNIGRLVEVYLEYAEIDFWGLGSTTLRKQEKEAGKEPDECFCLFTEKEFPDLAIEIILTSGSLKVLEVYQRLGTQEVWFWQDNQLKIYSLQENGEYILIPKSALLPDLNLELLAEYVNHPNPRLAVKEFRLCLTENSQLS; encoded by the coding sequence ATGATGACTACGATTCGGTTACAAGGATTAGAAGATTTCGAGTTAAAAGCTAATGATCCTGAACAAAGAATGTTTATTTCTGGGGTTAATTGGCAACAGTACGAAACCCTCTTAAAACATTTAGAAGATAGTTCCAGTTATCGCATTACTTACCTAGATGGAATGGTAGAAATTATGGCTCCTAGTCGTCGTCACGAAGTTAGCAAAAAAAATATCGGTAGATTGGTAGAAGTTTATTTAGAATATGCTGAAATTGATTTCTGGGGATTAGGTTCCACCACTTTGCGAAAACAGGAAAAAGAAGCGGGAAAAGAACCAGATGAATGTTTTTGTTTATTTACAGAAAAAGAGTTTCCTGATTTGGCGATTGAAATCATCTTAACCAGTGGCAGCCTGAAAGTTTTAGAAGTTTATCAAAGATTAGGAACTCAAGAGGTTTGGTTTTGGCAAGATAATCAGTTAAAAATTTATTCTTTGCAAGAGAATGGCGAATATATTTTAATCCCTAAAAGTGCTTTATTACCGGATTTAAATTTAGAATTATTAGCCGAATACGTCAACCATCCTAATCCCCGTCTTGCTGTCAAAGAATTTCGCTTGTGTTTAACAGAAAATTCCCAGTTATCATAA
- a CDS encoding M20 family metallopeptidase produces the protein MISSFPVPNSLNGAQIRLAIRSLQPQLVHWRRQIHQKPELGFQEHLTASLISQTLTKYGIDHQTGIAGTGIVATIAGSQPGPVLALRADMDALPIAEENQVPYRSQHPGQMHACGHDGHTAIALGTAVYLAQNCHDVKGIVKIIFQPAEEGPGGAKPMIEAGVLKNPDVEGIIGLHLWNNLPLGTVGVKNGALMAAVECFDLQIQGRGGHGAIPHQTVDSLLVAAQIVNALQTIVARNLNPLDAAVVTVGKLAAGSARNVIADSANLSGTVRYFNPQLGGYFRQRMEEIIGGICQSQGASYQFDYWQLYPPVINHDQMAELVRSIAAQVVETPAGIVPECQTMGGEDMSFFLQEVPGCYFFLGSANPELGLAYPHHHPRFDFDESVLTMGVEIFVRCVEKFGNSKTF, from the coding sequence ATGATTTCCTCCTTTCCCGTTCCTAATAGCTTGAATGGCGCTCAAATTCGCCTTGCTATTCGTTCTCTGCAGCCGCAATTAGTCCACTGGCGCCGACAAATACACCAAAAACCAGAACTAGGCTTTCAAGAACATCTCACCGCCTCCTTAATCAGTCAAACCCTGACTAAATATGGAATTGACCATCAAACCGGCATCGCCGGCACCGGAATTGTCGCCACCATCGCAGGCAGTCAACCGGGGCCAGTTTTAGCCCTGCGGGCCGATATGGATGCACTACCGATCGCCGAAGAAAACCAAGTCCCCTATCGTTCCCAACATCCGGGCCAGATGCACGCCTGTGGTCACGATGGTCACACAGCGATCGCCCTCGGCACAGCAGTTTACCTAGCACAAAACTGTCACGATGTCAAGGGGATCGTAAAAATTATTTTCCAACCCGCCGAAGAGGGGCCGGGGGGTGCAAAACCGATGATCGAAGCGGGAGTGCTGAAAAATCCCGACGTGGAGGGAATTATCGGGCTACACCTCTGGAATAATCTGCCTTTAGGGACAGTAGGCGTGAAAAATGGGGCCTTAATGGCGGCGGTGGAATGTTTCGATCTCCAGATTCAAGGCCGGGGCGGCCACGGGGCAATTCCCCATCAAACCGTCGATTCACTACTGGTGGCGGCCCAAATCGTCAACGCCCTGCAAACTATCGTCGCCCGCAACCTTAACCCCCTCGATGCCGCCGTAGTGACTGTGGGTAAATTAGCGGCGGGAAGCGCTAGAAACGTGATCGCCGATAGTGCTAATCTCAGTGGGACGGTGCGCTATTTCAATCCCCAGTTAGGGGGCTATTTCCGACAACGGATGGAAGAAATTATCGGGGGCATCTGTCAAAGTCAGGGGGCTAGTTATCAATTCGATTACTGGCAATTGTATCCCCCGGTAATCAATCATGATCAGATGGCGGAATTAGTGCGCTCAATCGCCGCACAAGTGGTGGAAACCCCAGCCGGAATCGTTCCCGAATGTCAAACCATGGGAGGGGAAGATATGTCCTTCTTTTTACAGGAAGTACCCGGCTGTTATTTCTTCTTGGGGTCTGCCAATCCCGAATTAGGATTAGCCTATCCCCACCATCATCCCCGCTTTGATTTTGATGAATCGGTGTTAACCATGGGAGTCGAGATTTTTGTCCGTTGCGTCGAAAAATTCGGCAATTCTAAGACTTTCTAG
- a CDS encoding IS630-like element ISMae23 family transposase encodes MPAKDFLDLEEKKNLQKALKEEERAEVRERILMFLLLNDGKTQREIAEFIGCSLKTVAPWCVHGDPNNLESLEDGRKNGNHKKATEEYINLLLKIVDEDPKEFGYEFGRWTAARLAEHLEKETGIKLSGSQVRRILRRKKYVYIWAKYSLEDKQDKKLRKAFKEKLDEYLRLAKEKPESIQVWFWDGAFKVATQVRHTAPYECGFSLRVIRRRAWTKKGKRKKVNGQRKRGRVNVMGALRYNDKKRVCFMIKKGNSETFHEQLKKLHEEIRQEWINLGNLPEDFREKGPKIIIILDNASYHKKKDVIEQVEKELPNIRLEFLPAYSPDYNLIELLWHSAKEYIANREFENKEELEKVVNQLLNEGGLIIKWSRKLKNKGNAVNVT; translated from the coding sequence ATGCCAGCCAAAGATTTCCTAGACTTAGAAGAAAAGAAAAACTTACAAAAAGCTCTTAAAGAAGAAGAAAGAGCAGAGGTTAGGGAAAGAATTTTAATGTTTCTCTTGCTAAACGACGGAAAAACTCAACGAGAAATAGCTGAGTTTATTGGCTGTTCACTCAAAACGGTCGCCCCTTGGTGTGTTCACGGCGATCCTAACAATTTAGAAAGTCTAGAAGATGGGAGAAAAAATGGAAATCATAAAAAAGCCACAGAGGAATATATTAATTTACTATTGAAAATAGTTGATGAAGACCCGAAGGAATTTGGATATGAATTCGGGAGATGGACAGCGGCAAGATTAGCAGAGCATCTAGAAAAGGAAACAGGAATTAAACTGAGTGGCTCGCAAGTGAGAAGAATATTGAGAAGAAAAAAGTATGTGTATATCTGGGCGAAATATAGTCTAGAAGATAAGCAAGACAAGAAATTAAGAAAAGCATTTAAAGAAAAATTAGATGAATATTTAAGGTTGGCTAAAGAAAAGCCAGAGTCAATCCAGGTATGGTTTTGGGACGGGGCTTTCAAGGTGGCGACGCAGGTTCGCCACACAGCCCCTTATGAGTGTGGATTTAGTTTGAGAGTAATAAGAAGGAGAGCTTGGACAAAAAAAGGAAAGCGAAAAAAAGTGAATGGACAAAGAAAAAGAGGAAGGGTGAATGTGATGGGAGCCTTAAGATATAATGACAAAAAACGAGTCTGTTTTATGATCAAAAAAGGAAATTCAGAAACTTTCCATGAACAATTAAAGAAACTTCATGAAGAGATTCGTCAAGAATGGATAAACTTGGGAAATCTGCCCGAAGATTTTCGAGAAAAAGGACCGAAAATTATCATCATATTAGACAATGCTAGTTATCACAAAAAGAAAGATGTTATTGAGCAGGTGGAAAAAGAGTTGCCCAATATTAGGCTAGAGTTTTTACCAGCTTATAGTCCAGATTACAACCTAATAGAATTATTGTGGCATTCCGCTAAAGAGTACATAGCTAATCGAGAATTTGAAAATAAAGAAGAACTGGAAAAAGTAGTCAATCAGCTTTTAAATGAAGGGGGATTGATTATTAAATGGAGTAGAAAACTTAAAAATAAGGGTAATGCTGTCAATGTAACTTAA
- the argB gene encoding acetylglutamate kinase — protein MNNNTHENDAQRVKILSEALPYIQEFRGRTVVVKYGGAAMNNSDIKDTVMRDIVFLSCVGVRPVIVHGGGPEINSWLDRLGIEPQFKDGLRVTDAATMDVVEMVLVGRVNKEIVALINQAGGKAVGLCGKDGNLITARPVGKEGIGFVGEVSSVDTSVVESLVNSGYIPVISSVAADETGQAHNINADTVAGEIAAALGAAKLILMTDTAGILENYKDPSTLLAKLDIQQARELIQKGIVAGGMIPKVSCCVRSLAQGVQAAHIIDGRLPHALLLEIFTDRGIGSMIVASGYTNL, from the coding sequence ATGAACAATAATACCCACGAAAACGATGCCCAACGGGTGAAAATCCTCAGCGAAGCCCTACCCTATATACAAGAATTTCGCGGTCGTACTGTAGTGGTTAAATACGGTGGTGCGGCCATGAATAACAGCGATATCAAAGACACGGTGATGCGAGATATCGTTTTTCTCTCCTGTGTGGGGGTTCGTCCCGTTATTGTCCACGGTGGCGGTCCGGAAATCAATAGTTGGCTGGATAGATTAGGTATTGAACCCCAATTTAAAGACGGTTTACGCGTCACCGATGCCGCCACCATGGATGTGGTAGAAATGGTGCTAGTGGGACGCGTCAATAAAGAAATTGTTGCCCTGATCAATCAAGCTGGCGGTAAAGCGGTAGGATTATGCGGTAAGGATGGTAATCTGATCACTGCTCGTCCCGTGGGTAAAGAGGGCATTGGTTTTGTGGGAGAAGTGAGCAGTGTCGATACTAGCGTCGTCGAATCCTTGGTCAATAGTGGCTATATTCCCGTGATTTCTAGTGTGGCCGCCGATGAAACCGGCCAAGCTCATAATATCAATGCCGATACGGTAGCCGGAGAAATAGCGGCAGCTTTAGGGGCAGCTAAACTGATTTTGATGACCGATACAGCCGGAATTTTAGAGAATTATAAGGATCCTTCCACTTTATTGGCTAAATTAGATATCCAACAGGCCCGGGAGTTGATTCAAAAAGGCATCGTTGCCGGCGGGATGATTCCCAAAGTTAGCTGCTGTGTGCGATCGCTGGCTCAGGGAGTTCAAGCTGCTCATATTATCGATGGTCGTCTTCCCCATGCCCTTTTACTGGAAATTTTCACCGATCGAGGCATCGGCTCCATGATTGTGGCCTCCGGTTATACTAATCTATAG
- a CDS encoding photosystem II S4 domain protein, with protein sequence MLPREELLKGVENREDIAKVIDKAEQAIKTWEVTVTDFLSPAVLAEVERVFQRLTDVSMQKWGGYPQAERQRLGIARVDLPLTVTDIPLSALDIAGNFLFDTANHRDFLGAMLGTGIVREKVGDIIVLGERGAQAIVVPELADFLSANLRQVRSVPVKTSLIPLAELKVRPPQKKEINTVEASLRLDAIASAGFGISRSKMAEAISAGDVRVNWKDISQSSYNVKTGDLISFRGKGRLEVGEVTVTKKERYRVHLTRFI encoded by the coding sequence ATGTTACCAAGAGAAGAATTACTAAAGGGTGTCGAGAACCGCGAGGACATAGCGAAAGTTATTGATAAAGCCGAACAAGCGATTAAGACTTGGGAAGTGACGGTGACAGACTTTCTTTCTCCCGCGGTTTTAGCGGAAGTAGAACGGGTTTTTCAGCGTTTAACCGATGTGTCAATGCAAAAATGGGGCGGTTATCCCCAAGCAGAAAGACAGCGCCTCGGTATTGCTAGAGTTGATCTACCTTTGACAGTAACAGATATTCCCCTATCTGCCCTTGATATTGCCGGTAATTTTCTTTTTGATACCGCTAACCATCGGGATTTTTTAGGGGCGATGTTGGGGACGGGTATCGTCCGGGAAAAAGTCGGCGATATAATTGTTTTAGGTGAGCGAGGAGCGCAGGCAATTGTAGTGCCTGAATTGGCAGATTTTTTATCTGCTAATTTGCGACAAGTGCGTTCGGTTCCCGTGAAAACTAGCCTGATTCCTTTGGCGGAATTAAAAGTTAGACCACCGCAAAAAAAAGAAATTAATACGGTGGAAGCTTCCTTACGTTTAGATGCGATCGCCTCGGCGGGTTTTGGCATTTCTCGCAGTAAAATGGCCGAAGCAATTAGCGCTGGGGATGTGCGAGTTAACTGGAAAGATATCAGTCAATCTAGTTATAATGTTAAAACTGGTGATTTGATTTCTTTTCGGGGAAAAGGTCGTCTAGAAGTGGGTGAGGTTACTGTGACCAAAAAAGAGCGCTATCGGGTTCATTTAACTAGATTTATTTAG
- a CDS encoding dolichyl-phosphate-mannose--protein mannosyltransferase — MNSQVKFNLSILGIFVFSLGIRFWNLSQFNTLVFDEVYYAKYGNEYLIGKEFFQSHPPLSQYLIAISIWIGSHFPAAPEAINNLTGSLRSTFSYRWLNAFTGSFIPLIIGGIAYQLIQRKTVFLITTFLASLDGLFLVESRYALNNIYLILFGLSGQLFFLLALQKNSNLNWLLLSGVSFGLAANIKWNGLGFLLGIFIFIGIAWLIKLFNQEQSKDHLWTKVTNLRLEDIFIALIVFPLVTYSLLWIPHLLVNHQYNFWQVHQEIWSFHQRIKGNQSDVHPYCSPWYSWLVMGRPVAYYFKRVGDKIYDVHAMGNPFLWWFSTGAILVVFSRLFNRKERVISAYLICNYIANLLPWLKISRCTFLYHYMAAYSFTWIALAWLLADGLESSSPIYKNGSRSLIILIIFAFIHWLPIYLGIPLSVRDYYLRMIFPNWI, encoded by the coding sequence ATGAATTCTCAAGTAAAATTTAACCTATCTATCCTAGGAATATTTGTATTTTCCCTAGGAATAAGATTCTGGAATCTCAGTCAGTTTAATACTCTTGTTTTCGATGAAGTTTATTATGCTAAATACGGCAATGAATATCTAATCGGTAAAGAATTTTTCCAGTCGCACCCACCGTTAAGTCAATATTTAATTGCTATTAGTATCTGGATTGGTTCCCATTTTCCTGCCGCTCCTGAAGCCATTAATAATTTAACGGGTTCCCTGCGCTCAACTTTTAGTTATCGCTGGTTAAATGCTTTCACTGGTTCTTTTATTCCCCTAATTATTGGGGGAATTGCTTATCAATTAATCCAGAGAAAAACTGTATTTTTAATCACAACTTTTCTCGCTAGTTTAGACGGATTATTTCTGGTGGAATCCCGCTATGCTCTCAATAATATTTACTTAATTTTATTCGGTTTGTCTGGACAATTATTTTTTTTATTAGCACTCCAGAAAAATTCAAACCTCAATTGGTTATTATTATCGGGAGTTTCTTTCGGTTTAGCGGCAAATATTAAATGGAATGGCTTAGGGTTTTTACTGGGAATATTTATTTTTATCGGTATTGCTTGGTTAATAAAATTATTTAATCAAGAGCAGTCAAAAGATCATCTTTGGACAAAGGTAACTAACCTGAGATTAGAGGACATTTTTATCGCTTTAATTGTCTTTCCCCTAGTTACCTATAGTTTGCTGTGGATACCTCATCTTCTCGTCAACCATCAATATAATTTTTGGCAAGTACATCAAGAAATTTGGTCATTTCATCAGAGAATAAAGGGCAATCAATCTGATGTTCATCCCTATTGTTCTCCCTGGTATAGTTGGTTAGTAATGGGGCGACCTGTGGCTTATTATTTTAAGAGAGTAGGTGATAAAATTTATGATGTTCACGCTATGGGTAATCCGTTTTTGTGGTGGTTTTCTACGGGAGCAATTCTAGTGGTTTTTAGTCGATTATTTAACCGAAAAGAGCGAGTAATTTCTGCCTATCTTATCTGTAACTATATTGCCAATCTGCTGCCCTGGTTAAAAATTAGTCGCTGTACTTTTCTCTATCATTATATGGCTGCCTATAGCTTCACTTGGATTGCCCTAGCTTGGCTCTTAGCCGATGGTTTAGAAAGTTCCAGTCCTATTTATAAAAATGGCTCACGCTCGCTGATAATTTTGATAATTTTTGCTTTTATCCATTGGCTACCAATTTATTTAGGCATTCCCCTGTCAGTGCGGGATTATTATCTGAGAATGATTTTTCCCAATTGGATTTAG
- a CDS encoding DNA phosphorothioation-associated putative methyltransferase: MAENFALIVQLCQVSPIGKLLPGALYVHREALHQLDPILQNYEQQARINQHLSEATIIKFSTDKPKISYLFYPDFDREPHPVLTKSLVVDMGTLILNEWNYQNADNPPILHRKETFVTRDYPLYEEFEHLTKIESALGLLNSSYPIGTKQEWQRLLRKHHLDFAGDYLVCNLEGQREKSIIIDRHKAALVRKTLSRPARLALAAGLFLPETTFFDYGCGYGGDIERIAEQGYQSEGWDPYYRPDSPLIESDIVNLGYVINVIESAEERQEALLKAWQLTRQVLIVSAQILIDDSERGLMAYEDGIITRRNTFQKYYQQEELKQYIDSTLGVDSIPITLGIYLVFREEEKAEIFRLSRCRSRTATPKIKTHLKCFEDYEDLLTPLMEFYTQQGRLPVAGELLQEEEIKAEFGTFRRAFQVILQVTEGEEWEIIADKRRADLLLYLALSQFSHCPKVRELSPATRADFKALFGSYRNACALAEEVLISAGNLAAIARTCENSSLGKLSRYSLTIHISVLEKLPMLLRLYEGCASQTIGRLENANVVRLSFRQPKISYLYYPNFDTEIHPILATSMDVYLGSADFSFRDYQDSPNPPILHEKELLVTADYPNYDKLVRLTQLEKDWGLLEDRKAIERLQGWQKCLEEHCATIKGYQILWRKDADPYKVRILRAKINARRNQNKSS, encoded by the coding sequence ATGGCTGAGAATTTCGCCTTAATCGTGCAACTGTGTCAAGTTAGTCCCATCGGTAAACTATTACCGGGGGCGCTTTATGTTCATAGAGAAGCATTACATCAATTGGATCCTATCCTCCAGAATTACGAACAACAAGCAAGAATTAATCAGCATTTATCCGAGGCAACAATAATTAAATTTAGTACCGATAAACCGAAAATATCCTATCTTTTTTATCCCGATTTTGATCGGGAACCTCACCCAGTTTTAACTAAAAGTTTAGTGGTAGATATGGGGACATTAATCTTGAATGAATGGAATTATCAAAATGCTGATAATCCGCCCATTTTACACCGAAAAGAAACTTTTGTTACTAGGGACTATCCCCTTTATGAAGAATTCGAGCATCTCACAAAAATCGAAAGTGCTTTAGGACTTTTAAACAGTTCTTATCCCATCGGTACTAAACAGGAATGGCAACGGCTTTTAAGAAAGCATCACCTTGATTTTGCAGGAGATTATTTAGTTTGTAATCTAGAGGGACAAAGGGAAAAATCAATAATAATTGATCGCCACAAAGCTGCTCTTGTTCGCAAAACCCTTTCTCGTCCGGCAAGATTAGCATTAGCGGCGGGATTATTTCTTCCTGAAACCACTTTTTTTGATTACGGTTGTGGTTATGGAGGTGATATAGAACGCATAGCTGAACAGGGTTATCAAAGTGAAGGTTGGGATCCTTATTATCGTCCCGATAGTCCTTTAATTGAATCTGATATTGTTAATTTAGGCTATGTAATTAATGTTATTGAATCCGCCGAAGAACGGCAAGAAGCTTTATTAAAAGCTTGGCAATTAACCCGTCAAGTTTTAATTGTTTCGGCACAGATACTAATTGATGATAGCGAACGGGGTTTAATGGCTTATGAAGATGGAATTATAACTCGTCGCAATACTTTTCAAAAATACTATCAACAGGAAGAACTAAAACAGTATATTGATAGCACTTTGGGGGTTGATTCTATTCCAATAACTTTGGGAATTTATCTGGTTTTTCGAGAGGAAGAAAAAGCCGAAATTTTTCGTTTATCGAGATGTCGTTCCCGCACTGCCACTCCTAAAATTAAAACCCATCTCAAATGCTTTGAAGATTACGAAGATTTATTGACTCCCCTGATGGAATTTTACACCCAGCAGGGACGTTTACCCGTCGCGGGAGAATTATTACAAGAGGAAGAAATTAAGGCAGAATTTGGCACTTTTAGACGCGCTTTTCAAGTGATTCTACAAGTAACAGAAGGGGAAGAATGGGAGATAATTGCCGACAAAAGACGCGCCGATCTTTTACTTTATTTAGCTTTAAGTCAATTTAGCCACTGTCCGAAAGTACGGGAATTATCCCCCGCTACCCGTGCCGATTTTAAAGCTTTATTTGGCAGTTATCGCAATGCTTGCGCTTTAGCAGAAGAAGTGTTAATAAGTGCGGGAAATTTGGCAGCGATCGCTCGTACTTGTGAAAATAGTTCCTTAGGCAAACTTTCCCGTTATTCCCTAACTATTCATATTAGCGTTTTGGAAAAATTACCGATGTTATTACGCTTATATGAAGGTTGTGCTAGTCAAACTATCGGACGGTTAGAAAATGCTAACGTTGTTCGTTTATCTTTTCGTCAACCCAAAATTTCCTATCTCTATTACCCCAATTTTGATACAGAAATTCATCCGATTTTAGCTACTAGCATGGATGTATATTTAGGTTCGGCTGATTTTAGTTTTCGCGATTACCAGGATAGTCCTAATCCGCCAATTCTACACGAAAAAGAGCTTTTAGTAACGGCGGATTATCCCAACTATGATAAATTGGTTCGCTTAACTCAATTAGAAAAGGATTGGGGATTGTTAGAAGATAGAAAAGCGATCGAACGTTTACAGGGTTGGCAAAAATGTTTAGAGGAGCATTGTGCTACAATCAAGGGCTATCAGATTCTGTGGCGAAAAGATGCCGATCCCTATAAAGTTAGGATTTTACGCGCTAAAATTAACGCCAGAAGAAATCAAAATAAGTCTTCCTGA
- a CDS encoding type II toxin-antitoxin system HicB family antitoxin: MLEQTIGDTFEEVQENIKEAIELYLEVLQERGETIPEPTTKVGLVGVAAGGFSPTTQKLLGFH; encoded by the coding sequence ATCCTTGAGCAAACCATTGGAGATACCTTTGAAGAGGTTCAGGAAAATATTAAAGAAGCGATTGAACTTTACCTTGAAGTTTTGCAAGAACGCGGGGAAACCATTCCAGAACCCACAACTAAAGTCGGATTGGTTGGAGTGGCTGCAGGAGGGTTCTCACCCACTACCCAAAAACTGCTGGGGTTTCACTGA
- a CDS encoding efflux RND transporter periplasmic adaptor subunit: MGSTPIILSALVILTFSASCSPRTETQPPPPAARTTTVNVTTAKPATRGGNLDYTGTTRPLKVVSLRSQATGQLLNLLVDVGDEVQLGQILAHIDDRLLATVVRQEKAALSALEAELARARIEVSNAEIEVQRLQLQYQQAKNDAERLQKLALEGAIPLQQGETAQTAAAVALKAVNSARSRIKVEEQVVAAIIGRIAAQKSVIAQEQQRQAYAILKSPATGIVIEKLKEPGDLVSIGDEVLKIGDFKQVKVVVLLSELDLKTINLGQTVNVSLDAFGNRNFSGRITKIFPLSQGTARRIPVEITLANGDGLIKGGLLARVRFNNNSAAQVIVPETAIVSQGESSAIFVLSEENSQVEKRPVRLGQALDGQVEIITGLEPGERFVVNSSKPLQNGEKVRVSILSNP; the protein is encoded by the coding sequence ATGGGATCGACTCCGATTATCCTTTCCGCTCTGGTTATCTTAACCTTCAGTGCCAGTTGTTCTCCCCGGACCGAAACCCAGCCACCGCCACCGGCAGCCCGTACTACCACCGTCAACGTCACCACGGCTAAACCAGCAACCAGAGGAGGCAATCTCGATTACACGGGAACTACCCGACCTTTAAAAGTCGTTTCTCTGCGATCGCAAGCCACCGGTCAGTTACTCAATCTCCTCGTCGATGTGGGAGATGAGGTGCAATTAGGACAAATCCTCGCCCATATTGATGATCGTCTCCTTGCCACCGTTGTCCGGCAAGAAAAAGCCGCCCTGTCGGCCCTAGAAGCCGAATTAGCCCGGGCAAGAATTGAAGTCAGTAACGCTGAAATTGAAGTGCAGCGCCTACAACTACAATACCAACAGGCCAAAAATGATGCCGAGCGCCTGCAAAAATTAGCCCTAGAAGGAGCGATTCCCCTACAACAGGGCGAAACAGCCCAAACTGCGGCGGCAGTGGCTTTAAAAGCCGTTAATAGCGCAAGATCGAGAATTAAAGTGGAGGAGCAGGTAGTGGCGGCAATTATCGGCAGAATTGCCGCCCAAAAATCGGTCATCGCTCAGGAACAACAACGTCAGGCCTACGCTATTCTTAAATCGCCGGCGACGGGGATAGTTATCGAAAAACTGAAAGAGCCGGGGGATTTAGTCAGTATCGGCGATGAAGTCCTCAAAATTGGTGATTTTAAACAGGTCAAGGTAGTAGTATTATTATCGGAATTGGACTTAAAAACGATTAATTTAGGACAAACGGTTAATGTCAGCCTTGATGCTTTCGGTAATAGAAATTTTTCCGGTCGCATCACCAAGATTTTTCCCCTCAGCCAAGGCACGGCCCGGCGGATTCCCGTGGAGATTACTCTAGCCAATGGGGATGGTTTAATTAAAGGAGGATTATTGGCCCGGGTGCGGTTTAATAATAATTCTGCCGCGCAGGTGATTGTTCCCGAAACAGCAATTGTCAGTCAAGGGGAATCCTCGGCCATTTTCGTCCTTTCCGAGGAGAACTCGCAAGTAGAAAAACGTCCCGTTCGTCTCGGTCAAGCGCTTGACGGTCAAGTAGAAATTATCACTGGACTTGAACCGGGGGAGCGTTTCGTCGTTAATAGTAGTAAACCTTTGCAAAATGGTGAAAAAGTCCGCGTCAGTATCCTGAGTAATCCTTGA
- a CDS encoding DUF4327 family protein — translation MTKQAVAHPMVKFQRKASKWIDAKVVKPSDSIWKLALLYGDEWTYWKQELLDFGFSMQDPLSEVVAVEAWDEE, via the coding sequence ATGACCAAACAAGCTGTAGCTCACCCGATGGTGAAGTTTCAACGCAAGGCTAGCAAGTGGATAGATGCAAAAGTAGTCAAACCTAGCGATAGTATCTGGAAACTGGCTCTTTTATACGGAGATGAGTGGACTTACTGGAAGCAAGAGTTGCTCGATTTCGGTTTCTCCATGCAAGACCCTCTCAGTGAAGTGGTAGCGGTAGAAGCTTGGGACGAAGAATAA